In Podarcis raffonei isolate rPodRaf1 chromosome 8, rPodRaf1.pri, whole genome shotgun sequence, the genomic window GCTCGGTGCCTTGGTTCGGTGCTGCGTATCGGCTATACGTCCTCCCAGCCGCTAGGAGTCGTCGCTCCGCCGCTGCAGGCGCCGCTCTGGGGCTTCCCGCTCCATGATGGCGAGAGCGCGGCTGCGCCCGACGAGAGGACATGAGGGGAACGGCCGCGCATGCGCGAAGGCGGTGACTCCGCTTCACTCGGTGCCTTCTTTTTCCCGCCCGCGTCCCTCTGTCGGCCTCTGAGGCAGCGGcgatggcggtggcggcggccgCCCTGCCCGGAGAGCTGGCCCAGGCCGTGGCCGGGGCGCGGCTGCTGGTGGTGGGCGCCGGAGGCATCGGCTGCGAGCTCCTCAAGGACCTGGTGCTCACAGGGTTCGCCAACATCGACGTGGTGAGGAGGCGGCGGGGAAGGCCCTCCGGGGAAGGGAACCAAAAGCAAAGCGGAGCCCTCCCGCGGCCGCCCTGGCCGTTATCTCCCGCGGCCGGCTCTTATTGGGTCGCCTCAgcatccccctcccccacccgagAGGGGGAGGGGCTTCGGGATGTGACGCCATCACGCTTGTTTGGATTGGGGTTtcgttgttgttttcatttcaaaGGCGGGACCCCCCGCGAAGTGGCGCCGCTTCAGCCTCTTGGGCAGCGGAGGGCAGGGCAGATTCCTTCGTTcgttgcatttatagcccacgtTTTTCTCCAGGCAGCTCAACGTGGCttccatggttctccccctcctcatttaacccccacagcaaccctgcgaggtaggctaagCTTAGAGTGGtactggctggcccaaggtcaccaagggaGCTTCATGATGGCCAACCAGGCCCCAGTCCGACCAGgacccagtgtttctcaaatttgggtctccagctattgttgggacttacaactcccatcatccctagctagcaggaccagtggtcagggatgttgggagttgtagctcaacaacatccgAGGACCCAAGTTTAAGAAACACTGCTCTGACCACTGCATGTTGCTACAGATCAGGGATTCTAATAGCTTCCTCTGAGATGAGTGAGGCTTTGTTGATCTGCTGTAGTTCCAGATCCACCAATGGTTGTGACTTGAAATAAGGTAGCTTCTTAGGAGCAGTCTATTGCTGAGTGATCAGTTGCTACAGACACAGTGCAGAGTGAATGTGGTTGTTTAtgctctgcttgtgggttttcaagGGGCACCTGATGGGCTATTTTTGTAGACATAATGTTTGCCAGAATGAGTCTTTGATCAAGCAGTCTTTATAGATGTTCAGGCTTGGCAGATGCTGTTCTTGTGCTGACAGAGAGTACCAGATTGTTAGATAAAATAATGCCGTCTTTGTGAGCTCCAGAACCATCATTATTAATGATAGTAATTAttaatgtttattaaatttgtataccatccttcaaccatacatcacagggcagttcacacaatctggctggctgcttctaggaacaggatgctagacttagATGGGCTCTTGGTTTGATCCACTAATATCAAACCCAATTTATCTGTTACATTTTTATCTCCTCCTTCCTTCAGTGTGGCATGTATGGCTCTGTGTTCCTATTTTATTCTCCcaccagccctgtgaggtaggttaagctgagagatggCAACTGGCCCACACTCAGCCAttcatggctaagtggagatttgaatcaCTTAGATTTGAACTTAGTCCTTATCCAACACTCACCATTATACTGAATTGGTAGTTATGAAGGTTTGTAAAGATTCATGGTGATAAACAAGTCTGTTTGCAGCTATTGACTGATAGTGAAGAATGAATTTAAGAGTCTGTCCAGCAAGGCATTTGTTGTGTGTATTTTAAGTCCAGCCTATCAGCTGCTGGGGCGTGAGCGCTTAATGTCCCTGCCCCCAGCACATAGCTCATCCCATCATAAAATATGAAAATGCATTAGGATCTGTGCCTTGAATCCATGTCGGTGGTGCTGGCAAGCAGTAGTTTTGTCATTTTTAGCGTGCAGTCTACAGATAACAGCTTTAATACTAGGGATGTTTGAGGGGAGGTAAAACCATTCAAATTCAACAAGTTCCATTTTAATTCTGCTGGATCACACATATTAGTCAAGCCCCTTGGaaaagcaaagagggagagaggagtgggaggagactAGCCACTGGTAGGGTGAGAGGAAAGGAATTGGGAGAGAAGCAACTGGAGAAGGTGGTGCCTGTGGCATTCATTCAGAAAATCCAAATGTACACATACACACTTAAGATCCAAAAAGGTTGGTGCTCTCTGCTTTAGTAATTTCACATATATAGTTTTTCAACAATATGGTTGAATTTTCCAGTCACATTTTCAATAGAGTTATCACTCTTCTCTAGTCAGAATAGACCAGAGTACATGGATCAGCATTGCCCACTAGATCAGATTGTCATGTCAGAACTTGACAAATTTCATTTTATGATGCAAATAGAACCAGTTAGGTTGCTAGTTGATTATTCCATGGTAAAGTCTAGGAAATCAAATGCACTATTAAGCCACACTGCATTTTTTCAGAACTGAGGACAAGAAGTATGGCAGAAATGTTGCTTCTGGTTTCGAAATCATTGCTGCCATGTTTCTTTTAACTTTTTTACATCCTCTTGACTACCATTAAACAGACAGTGGAACTCTATTTTAGAATACAGTACACCACTTTGGAATTCAAGAATGGGGTAGTATGGCTAGGCTAGTTCTGTTTTCTGTGATGTGCTGTAAGCTCAATATTTGCCAATGAATTATATGCTGGGAAAACCTGTAGATATACTGCCCATCCTCCACTTGTATTTTGAAGTGTTATAGTCCTAGAAAAAAAACTTGATACAAATGCTATTTCTACTGGTTTTAATTAGCCTATAGCTGTAGATCAAATGGGGGcagcacattttttaaagataatgATTTCTGATAAGGCAAGGTACATTTTTGTTAATCGGAACAAATATGAAGTGTTTGTAATTAATCTATTTCTAGATTGATCTGGATACTATTGATGTCAGCAATCTCAACAGGCAATTCTTGTTTCAGAAGAAGCATGTTGGAAGATCAAAAGCTCAGGTAAGAGGAATTTCAAAGTGCAGCTTTCACAATTTAATTCAGTATTGTTTTTGATACAACTTTAGAAGAATACCTATTAGGCATCTGCTAGAATTAAATTTCATGTGATAACTTCAAGAAGTTCACCTTGACTATAATGTTTACTTTATGATATGTTCCTTTATATATTTAATATGTTTGTATCATAATAGGCCATGAAACAGAATTATCTTCAAAGCTCAGAAGATAATTGGGTGCTtgaacgtttttttaaaaaatcaataaggCTATTTCTAACTCATAGGAGGAGGTTTAAGATGACTAGATTAGTAAAAATTATCTGTATGTGTTCTTGTTGTCTTGCAGGTTGCCAAGGAAAGTGTGTTAAGGTTTCATCCCGGAGCTAACATTATAGCTTATCATGACAGCGTAATGAAGTATGTCTGATTCTTCTTACATTTGGAATTTGTATCTGCTTTGTGAAAAAAAGCCCACAAAAAGTGACATATACCCCAAACAATTATTAGCTATGGGTGCCCACACTGTTAGTCACTAGTGGCTTAGGCACAAGATACAGTGATGGTTTTGAAAGAGGaggattagtcaaattcatggaggataagggtgtcaatggctactagccacactGTGTTCTGCTTTTGCTGCTGAAGGCATTGCTCCTCTGAAAGCCAGTAACTGGAAAGCACAAGTAGGGAAAATTTGCCCTcacgtcctgcttgcaggctttccagaggtatctggttggccactgtaggaacaggatactggattagatgggccttttgtCTAATGCAGCAAGgctcttatgtttttatgatgGCAGTGGGTGAGGAAGAccattttcaaaatgaaaagcttTCCTATCTGGCCACCTGGAGACAATTTCTTGCACACCACCACTCACTGAGCAGTCACTCTTTTCACACCAAGTAGTGGCACCCCAGCTACCCTGAGTCTCATGCtgcctggggagggagttccagacaCAACAGAGTGAAATACCTTTGTCTGCCCACCTTCCCCTCTTAAGGACTAGCTGCCACTGGGAGAAAGGAGGTTATTTCCACAAGGCTGCCTTTGTTTCTCCCCAAGAACAACTCAAATAACATGAAACTTGGCTTAAGGTGCAGGTAATAAAATAGTGGCGTCCACACTGCTTTAATGAaacaagacaaaaacagaatatagGTACAGCAAGGAAATATTGTTAGCATACAAGGAGCTTCCCAATgaagcaaaagaacaaaaaacaacaacatcatctttCCTGACTTAGTCCATTTAGCCACATTAGTACATTCTCCAGCATGTCCCCTTTGCTTTTTGCCCATCCTTTGTGTCATATCTTCCCTTGTCTGCTAGCCAAAGCAGGTTTCTGACTAGATATAGCCTTGAGTGTAATTCTTAGCTACAGGCAATGCCAACCTGGCAACCAGCACATTTTCAAACAAACCTACATGcaataattgtttttaataagTTTGGAGCAATTCCTTCACACTTATGTCATTATTTTTTAGAAAGATAGTTGTAGTTCTAAACTCATGTTTACTTAGTTTCCAGCTGTCATGTGTTTAACTTTAGGAATATGTTCTATTGTTGGCCTTCAATATATGCAAAGTTTGAATATATAGGATTGTAATTGACTGTACTAAAATTGTTCACCTTCTAGTCATCGTTCTGTTGGACTGATTAAATTATACACATACCATTGGGAATATGAAATATCAACTTACACAAAATCATAGCTTATGCTTCTGTAACCTCAACCATACATATTTAGagcaaaaacaaataataattcaCTAAATAGTCTGACTGGAAAAGTCACAGGCAATTTTGTTCTGGGTGGGGAATAGATAAGAAAAAAGCAAACTATTTCCATTTGGGTCCTAGGCAGATCTTGCATACATCAAAAGTTTACAGAAATGACACAATACCCTGTCAATGAGCCATCAGTGCAGTAATAAAACAATTACTTTTATTTTGCCCCAAACTATTTTTTTCTCCGTGGACACAGAAAATGGCTGTTTTAAaagttttgcttgttttatttgtgCTGTGTGATGGTTGGTGTAACTAGTGCAACCAGAAAATATTGTGATGTGCCATTTGGCAGATGTTGTATTCATGCAGTCATATACACCTGTCACGTCAATATCAACAGGCATTTATTTACTGACCCCCCTAAACTGgatcttgtcttctttttctgCAGCCCTGACTATAATGTGGAATTTTTTCGTCAGTTTACCCTAGTTATGAATGCCTTGGATAATAGAGGTATGGTTTTATCTTTGCTATAATGTGAGACAACTGAGACCTGGAGTTTTGAAATGTCTCTGTTCTGACATGAATGTGCTTGAAAACTAAGAGACTGTGCAAGGCTGGATTAGCCTCCCCGTTTCCTAATAGTCTATTGGGACAAGTGGTATCTTTACAAACTGTACTTTTTAATGCAATCTGAGAAGTCCTATCAAAAATGCTAAATATGTTCTCCCTGCTGTACAGTGACGTTACAGTATTGAACATATCTTATTTGTGTTACCTGAGGCGGAGGAGGGGATAATAAAGTTCGCATTTGAAAATCAGTGACTCTTCTTCTGTTTACAGCTGCCCGTAACCATGTGAACAGGATGTGTCTGGCAGCTGATGTCCCTCTTATAGAGAGTGGAACTGCAGGCTACCTTGGACAAGTAACAGTTATCAAAAAGGTGTGGCAATGATACTGTGTTTTCATATACTGTAGTATTATGATCCCTTAAGTGTGGTTTTCAACTAACAATGGAAACACGattgaaaaaatattttctaccttTCCCCCTCTGTAGGGAGTGACGGAATGTTATGAATGTCAGCCCAAACCAACCCAGAAGACCTTTCCAGGTTGTACTATTCGCAACACTCCTTCTGAACCAATCCACTGCATTGTGTGGGCAAAGTATTTGTTCAAGTAAGCTAAATTTTTTAACCATAAAGTTCTTCAGTGGTCTGATTTGTGAGCACCAGGGAAAACTGGCTAGATCCAGCTTTTCTGTACCTGATACACTGTGGTGGTTGATTTGCAAAGTGTAGAGGAGTCATGAATTTGATGGCCTTGTGTGTCTGGCAGATTAGTTAGGTGCCAAGATGTACCTACGTGAAATCTAGAACATCAGGCTGGTCTGGTCTGTTGTGTGTAGGTTGCCTTGAGTGCTTGTTCCTATAGAAAGATATCTAATACATTTCGATAATCCATAGAGATCACTCCTTCCTATACCAAGCTCAGGTGGCAAGTGCCAACAAGATTGTAGCAAAAATGGAGTCCCTGAGAAACAAGAGGAGAGTTGTCAGCATGTTTAGAGGGATCCTCAGCATTATGCAGAAGTACAATATAACTTTGATAAAGAAAACTGAAAGGTAAAAACTTAGGAAAAGCAGCCCAGCgagtactgagcatgctcagtagctttAGAATAGTAGCAGTTGAAAACGAAATATGAAATGCAGGAGAGAGTGACATGCTCTTCTTTGAGGAGAGTTTGCGTACAGAGTTTTATTGCAGTTCCTATTTGTCAGGGCTAGTTAACTTCTCAATTTTGTGTGAATGGTTTGGATGTGAAACATCTGAGCTCTGTTGCAGTGTAAATTGTCTTTTCCtctagtgtttttttttttttaattacacccCACTTTCCTTGTGTCTTAAAGcagtttgcaaagaaaaaaaataaagcatGCTATTTGGAGGAGCAACTTAATGGCTAAAACCAAACCTTTATGTTAACAGCTGGACATAGCACTACCATAAATAACTTGCTTTCAAGATTATTCAAGCAAAGACATTTCAGTCTCTAACCACcatttgtgttttaaaatgtagTCAGCTGTTTGGAGAAGAAGATGCTGATCAAGAAGTGTCTCCTGACAGAGCTGATCCTGAAGCTGcatgtaagtaaaaaaaaaaaaaaaaagacaattttGTGCTTCTCTTGGGGAGTCCTATCAGCTGTGCAACTTCTGGTTGGGTATCAGCTGCCACAGAATAATATTTTCCTTGGTCCTCAGCTGCAGAGTTGCAAAGTTCTGTGTATATGCTGCATATAGGAGAACCATCAGTAGTTGGTTAATATTTACTCTTAAATAGCCAACATTAGTATTGCTTTGAATCCTGCGGTTCATTAATTGAGCCATAACATTCTGAATATTTCAGGTAACATACTGGTTCTTTAATAGACTAGTTTGTTGAAAAAGTAGAAGAAACCTCCTGACTAGGTTTCCCTCTTTTGGTAAAATTGTATCTGCGCCAGGTGAGTGATCTTGATAGCAAATGGAAAATGTCATCTTATTGACAGGGGAGCCAGCAGAAGCTGAGGCCAGAGCAAGAGCATCTAATGAAGATGGTGATATTAAACGTGTTTCAACCAAGGAATGGGCTAAATCAACAGGATATGATTCGGTTAAACTCTTCACTAAGGTATTTGTCTTAAGTCAGTGACATTTGCAGAAATTTCTTTTTATGCCACTGTTAAGCGGGGGCAGACATGTTGTAAGATCTGCTTTACACTTGCATCTGCTTTTCATCAACTGTTCACATTAGGCAAGCATTGACTATGTGGATATTTCAGTGCCTGGCTATTTGTTTACTCGGGATTTCAACTTAGTTGCtggttttcatagaattgtagagttggaagggacccaaagggccatctagcccaaccccctgcaatgaaggatcATAGTCCGGTTGTATGCTTTTAATGGTGTACATGGCttggatatttttatttgaagtggtatataaacttgactaaaaaataaaataaatacagcaaggtGCATTTGGATTTTTCAGCCCGAATCCTCTTGCTGTGCAAATGGCAGAGCGCTAAAACTCAGGACACTGTAGGGTCAGTCGTGACCAGCAACACACCTATCCTCCTCTTGTCCCTGTGGTCTTTCATTTGGGTTAGAGATAATGGCTAAATTAGTGATGGGCTGTATGAGGAATGGGAAGGTTgtcagaaaataaaaaggacacaAGTAATTGGTCAAGGGTCTATATAAATAGCAAAcctcgtgccctccagatgttttagactggcCATTGGTCAGCAGTGATAAGAGTTCTGGTCTGCAACATTTGAAGGGTGCCAGGTTAGCTACTCCTGTGGCATCATGAGATAACAGCTAATAAAAGGAGTTGAGTAACAAAAGCTTGCTGCAGACTAGAAGGAGAGGGACAGAGCTTCATCATTCAGCATCCCTCTGCATTTCTATGCTGCGTGCAGAAGGCGGGCTCTTCCCCTGGTCAGTAAGGTTGGCACTATTTACTCCTCAACCAGCCTGCTCAATCACTGACATGCAATTCCTTCTCTAGTGCTGATATAAAAGGCTGGATTAATCAAATCTTTAGAAATTTCAAACAGAGCAGAGTAGGTCTGCAACTTTGTTCTGAAAAGTGTGAACGTTACTTTGCTAAGTTTACTTCTGGTCAAACATGTGCAAGATTTCACTCTGCAGCTTCAAATATGTTTCCAAGAGTTTGGTTGCCAGAATTAAGCATGTTTCAATAAACACAGATATCACACTGGCCATGTTTCCCCAACCTGCACCTTCCGCACATTCTAATTGTGTTGCACTTTAGTAAGCAGAGCCCCTAGAATGAATCCTGTAGTGGGAGCAGACTGATCAAAGACTATTGATATTTGTATAAAACAAATATCCTCTCATACAAATACGGGCTCTTGGTGCCTAGATGAATATGCACTGGTGTTCAATATTAAATGTTAGTAGATCTGAAATGTACTCTTGAAAGCACATCAGTTGATAGTAGGCTTCTCTTCTAAATCTTATTTTCTAGCTTTTCAAAGATGACATCAGATATCTGCTAACAATGGATAAGCTCTGGAGGAAAAGGAAACCTCCAGTTCCTCTAGACTGGAATGAAATACAAAATCAGGGTAAGCATATTATTATTTGCCTTTCTTTGATACTTAACAGTTGGACTTCTACTTTTAAGATAAACTATGAATTTTATTACTGAACTGCTGCAGAGCTGTTGCAGGTGCTTAGATAAGATATTGATCGATGAAGACATCTGAGTTTATAGTGTGCATCAAGGCTGGCCAATGGGGTGCTCTCCAGATTCTGCTagtggctagtggtcagggatgatgggagttgtagttcagcaacatctggaggggaccatATGGCTATCTCTGACCTTGAGGTACTGCAGCTGCACTTCCAAATTTCCTCAGACATTATGCTTTTCACATATTCACTACAAATCCTTGTGATGAAAAATCCAGTAAATCGGTCATTTGTGCTATTGAATTAGCTTCAGGCTTATGTTGGTAGCAGTGGAAGCATTTGCTGACTCCTTAAAGACGTGTGTATAGAtgggaaaacaaaacaagttgAATTTGAGGACGGTTTTAACAAACAAGTTTCTCGCTTCCTTTCCTTTAAAGAAAACAGCACATCTGATCAACAGAATGAACCTTCCTTGGGCTTGAAAGACCAACAGGTTCTGGATGTCAAGAGCTACGCACGTCTGTTTTCTAAGAGCGTAGAGACTTTGAGAGCTCAACTAGTGGAAAAAGGTGATGGAGCTGAACTTATATGGGACAAGGTCAGTTCAGCAAACGTTTGGGGATGTGTTGCATGCAGAGGAGTAAAAATGTTTGGATTCTATCACAGCACTAATAGTAGATATGCCTAGCACACTAGGGGTAAGTGTTATCAGAATATCTTCTCTACAGAAAATAGGCTGTCTTTGAGCCTTGTAAATGGCATCAGACTGTTGAACAGATTTGTACCCTGTGTTGGGCTTTGCAAATTGTCAATTTTAGATGCAGCCTCTGTTAGCTATAGATGCAGAGGGAACAAGCTACTGGGCAGGTCTCAAGCAGAAGCCCTATAGAAACAAAGTGCAGTTCTCCAttcttgttttcctttccaaACTATTAGAAGCAGAACAGAATAAAAAGCTACACTAAAAGTGATAAAGCTGCCTAAGGGAAAATGTCAGCAGAtaaaatttgtttgtttatataccaTTAATtcgtttttaaaaatcaaaacagttCACAACAACtacataaaaccaaacaataatattgtatacaaaaattaaaataagaaatcGGGTAACTAAAATTAGTCTTTTTATTTAGAAAACTTGGACAAAAAGAAAGCTCTTAACATAGCACCTAAACCTTAATAGAGAAGATGCCAGGTGGACCTCTCTAAGGATGACAAGACCCTCTCCCCTGTTAACATTTGCCTTGTTTCCAAAAATCCTTCTGAAAAATTACCTTTGTGCTGGGATTCATATGAGAGCAGGCAGTTTATATGGGAtactgtgaagggctttaaaggagaAGACTTTCACTCTGAATTGGACCTAGAAACTATGTACCCTATGGATGAATGTACCTCTCTCCAAAACTTTATTTTAACAATGAGTGGTGTAGGGCAAATAAAAAGTGGGGAGTATAAGTGATACTTCATAGATGAAGAGAGATTCtgtttaaagatgtttttatatatataataatgaaCTATCTTTAGAAACTTATCTGTTCCCATGGTTCTTACTGGAAAAGCAGTATAATCAAACTATATCTCAAAGGTTCATTGCTGTGATTGAACTACTTGATTTTTACATTCTTGGGGGATTAGTATCTCACCACTTCAAGGGATGGAAATGCTGGACTCATGGCTCAGCTGTCAGTGTGGCCACAAAATAAAAGTTAGTCATATTAAGTTGCATTACAGAACTGTTACTTGGTACTTCTAGCAATTTTAACAATTAGAAGGGTATGTTATATGAGTAATGTGTTAAGGGTTTGAGGTCAAGCTTATTTTATACAGTTATTTTTTTCAAGTTCCAGAAATGCTTCTGTTCACTCTAAAATGATCAGTATTTTCTATTTTACTTCAAAATGACTATTTAACAGGATGATCCTTCTGCAATGGACTTTGTTACTTCTGCTGCGAACCTCAGAATGCATATCTTTAGTATGAACATGAAGAGCAGATTTGATATCAAATGTAAGTGAAAAgcttatatttattttcttgaagGATTTGCTCTGTCCTTGTTTTAATATGCTGCATAAACTCCTTATTTCTGCTTCTTCCACAGCAATGGCAGGAAACATCATTCCTGCAATAGCTACCACTAATGCCATAATAGCTGGTCTGATTGTGCTGGAGGGTTTAAAGATTCTCTCAGGAAAAATAGAGCAGTGCAGAGCAGTAAGTGTGGTGTTGAtttcctctctcttctcttttgctTGTTCTGCTGGATAACTGATTCCCTTTTTTCTTATCTTCTGAAGATCTTCCTTAATAAACAACCAAACCCAAGGAAGAAGCTACTTGTCCCCTGTGCTTTGGACCCTCCTAATCCCAATTGCTATGTGTGTGCAAGTAAGCCAGAGGTGACAGTGAAACTTGATGTCAACAAAGTCACAGTTTTGACGCTACAAGATAAGGTGAATGAGCCTCTCCCTTCATCCACCTCTTAGGTTTTTCAGTTTAAGCACCGTTCCTAAATCGCTAATCTGCAGACTCTGTTCTGACCTTAGGCCTTAAAACACAGGTAGGGAACCCCAGGACCAGGGGCCACGTGCGGCCCTCCAAAcatctctgcctggcccttggaactctcctcaAGCTTTGCCCCTCACTCATCCTGTTTCACACCCACCCTCAGGGTTTCTTCGTAGCTGGAATTTTTCCCTGCACTCTGATGTTGCTTTTTGTTTGACtaaatggaggatagagaggtaaCTGTGGGTGTGTCCTGTATAAAGGTCACATTTACAttccttgctccacccactttttttcTCTGGCCCCACTCACCACTGGCACATGTCCAGAAAGGGTTTGTGACCCTGAGGCTGAAGAAAGCGGGAGGctcccaacacacacagagatgGGGCTTGAGATTTAACAGATTTCATTTGGCCACAAATGGTAAGTCAGATCAGAAAGACATGGACTGAAAATAGGTTGGGTTGCATACCAACACTACAGTTG contains:
- the UBA2 gene encoding SUMO-activating enzyme subunit 2 encodes the protein MAVAAAALPGELAQAVAGARLLVVGAGGIGCELLKDLVLTGFANIDVIDLDTIDVSNLNRQFLFQKKHVGRSKAQVAKESVLRFHPGANIIAYHDSVMNPDYNVEFFRQFTLVMNALDNRAARNHVNRMCLAADVPLIESGTAGYLGQVTVIKKGVTECYECQPKPTQKTFPGCTIRNTPSEPIHCIVWAKYLFNQLFGEEDADQEVSPDRADPEAAWEPAEAEARARASNEDGDIKRVSTKEWAKSTGYDSVKLFTKLFKDDIRYLLTMDKLWRKRKPPVPLDWNEIQNQENSTSDQQNEPSLGLKDQQVLDVKSYARLFSKSVETLRAQLVEKGDGAELIWDKDDPSAMDFVTSAANLRMHIFSMNMKSRFDIKSMAGNIIPAIATTNAIIAGLIVLEGLKILSGKIEQCRAIFLNKQPNPRKKLLVPCALDPPNPNCYVCASKPEVTVKLDVNKVTVLTLQDKIVKEKFNMVAPDVQIEDGKGTILISSEEGETEANNHRKLSDFGIRNGSRLQADDFLQDYTLLINVLHSEELGKDVEFEVVGDEVVGPKPSEQPVTKNITNGSDDGAQPSTSTAQEEDDDVLIVETEEGSSSNADDTESKSRKRKLDEKEYTGTKRLRSEQLAEEQDDVIALD